In one Aquila chrysaetos chrysaetos chromosome 24, bAquChr1.4, whole genome shotgun sequence genomic region, the following are encoded:
- the TOMM6 gene encoding mitochondrial import receptor subunit TOM6 homolog gives MAAAAGGGGGGAGTAPQGLRGWLRSAYRFATDRNDFRRNLLVNLGLFAAGVWVARNLTDIDLMAPQPVP, from the exons atggcggcggcggcgggaggaggaggaggaggagcggggaccGCGCCGCAGGGGCTGCGCGGGTGGTTGCGGAGCGCTTACCGCTTCGCCACCGATCGGAACGATTTTCGCAG GAACCTGCTGGTGAACCTGGGGCTTTTCGCCGCCGGAGTCTGGGTCGCCCGGAACCTGACGGACATCGACCTGATGGCTCCGCAGCCCGTGCCGTAG